GGTGGGGAGCGCAGACGAGATACGCCGCCACATCGAAGACCTGGCCGATGTCGGCGTCACAGAAGTCACCTACCAGCCCGGCGGGCCGGACCTCGCGCGCGAGCTCGAGACGTTCGCCGCCCTCGCAAAGGAATTCCAATCGACGACGTGACCACGCCCCGCGGATTGACGGCAGAAGACCTCACCATCGGAGAACGCACGGACATCGGGAGCTACACCCCCTCGATGGCCGAGATCATCCAGTTCGCCGAGCAGTGGGATCCACAGCTCTTCCACATCGACGTCGAGGTCGCTGAGGCCGGTTACTTCGGCGGGATCATCGGCAGCGGACTCCACTCCCTGTCGATCTTCCAGCGGCTGTCTGTGCTGAACCTCTACCGGGAATGGGAGGTCATTGCCGGGCGGAGGATCCACGACATCCAGTTCACGACGCCCCTCCGCCCCGGTGTCACCGTGCAGGGATCCGTCACCGTCGAGGCCGTCGTCGCAACGCACCCCGAGCGCGCCCTGGTGACGACCCGGGGTGAGCTCCACACGGCTGACGGGGGCTCGATCCTCACGATCGTCGCCGACTCCTACGTCAGGCGCCGTCAGGCGGCGCCGGCACCACTGGGGCGTTGAGTGCCAACGCCCCACGAGCAGACATCCCGACCCGACGGCATCAGAACAGCGCGACGGACAGCGCACATCGACACGCCCAGCCCGTGTCGGCATCCGGGGCGCGCTGACCGCACCGAGAAGGCTGACCGCACCGTGCGCGATCGCCGGGCACAGATCCGGATCGGGAGACTGGCTCATTCGCTCTCCACCGCCGGGCAGCGCAAGCTCGCTCGGCGATGAGCGGGCTTGTTCGTCAGGTCGTCTCGGACTCCCCCTTCTGGGGGTTGCGACGCCAAGACAAAGGCAACATTCTCGCACTAGAGAATATCGGGCCTCGTCCCGGCTCGAAGTGCAAACACGTGGCCTCTATCGTCGGCGGGGAAATGAGCAGACGCTTCACGATGACCTTGATGGCATTGGTTTTTGTCCTGCCCATCGCCGGGTGCTCAGCTTCAGGCTTTGGAGCTTTGCCAACCGTTGACCAAATCAGTAGCCAGCTACCCAGCGCGTCCCCACTACCGCCAGCATATTCACCCATTCCAGCCAACCAGGTCTCCCCGAGCAACGTGTGTACGCAAGCCCAGGCCCTGACTGACTCCGGCCGCCCAGATCTGGCCCTCGCTCTGATCGCGTCATACCGTGGCTCAATTCCGACTCCGTCACCGACCGCCTCTGAACGGGGAAACCCCCCTCAATCCGACGACGATTCACAGTGCGAAGCCGAGCGTTTGAGCGCGCTCGCTGCTTCCGGCCAGCTTCAGGGCCACGACCAAACCTCAGACAGCCAGCCCCTGGCGTTCAAGAGCGCCTGGGACTTATTCGTTCTGCAGTACGTAGTGCCGTCGCAACAACCCCTGCTCGTAGCGAGTTTGACTCTTCTTGCTTTTCTGATCCTCGCTCGTTTGCTGGTTTTTGCGATAAAGCTTCCGCTTCGATGGCTGAAAGATCGTGTCACCCGCACACTCGCCGGAACCGTTGGGCTCATAGTCATGATCGCTAGCGCGATCACGTTCACGCTTGCACTTGGACTCTCCAATTTCATAACAGCGTCGATCGTGCTCGTGGCCGGAGTGGTTGGGGCATTCTGTTTTGCCACAGCAATGGGAAGCCGCTTAAGGCTCCTAATAGACGTCAGCTCGGAGGGCGCACCCGACGCGTCGGAGAGTGCACACATCGTGGCGCTGATTGCTGATCTCGGCGCCGCTCCCGCAAGAGGTCTCGAAGCTCCGGTTGGATCAGACGTCACAGCACTGAAAGACACGGCACTCTCTGTGCCTTCGGCGAACGCGTTTGTCAACGTGGTGATGTGGATCCTCAATACTCTTTTCACGACCACACCATGGCATGTAACTGTGGACATTGGTAAGGATGCAGACGTTTCCGTATTGCTGACGAGAAATACGCGTGCTCGTGCCGCATTCATCATCTCGGCAGACCGAATCATGCCTCCAGACGAAAACCGCCCGGTAGGTCAGGCCAACGCCCTGGCAGACCATCTGTTGGCATTCGTCGCGTCAGCAATCATCGTGACATTGGCGGAGGACTACCGGGGTTTCGAAGGATTGGGCGGTGCTCGAAACTGGCAAAGCGTAGGACTCCAGTACGTCGCCAGTGTCAACTACCTCGATAAGCCTGATATCCAGGAGGCGCTGCTGACGAGGGCGCTGGATCTGGACCCGGGCAACCTACCGGCAGACGTCATCTATCAGTTTGATAGGTATGAGGGAACTCACACTCTGGCTGACATGTCGACTTACCGCGAATGGCTGAAGGCCCAGATCGAGAAAGTGCGCATCGGTCCAAAGTGGTACAAGCATGTTCCTCACGGTCAACGAGACCTATACCGCAGGATGTTGCTGAACATACTTGTGCAGAGCCTGAATCTCCAGTCGATGACGTCGGGCAACGAGAAAAACATACTCATAGTTGAAGCGCAGGACGAGGCGAAAGCTTTGCGCCGTGCCTTGACGACGCGACTCAACGTGACGACCCCCCTCACTGTGAGAATGCGTCCAGCAGCTGGACTGATGTACGCGAAAGCACGCCCATCACCCTTCGACATCGGACAACCCCCTAAAACCGACCACAGGACTACGACTAGATGGCTGCGAGAAGCTCTTCTCATCTCGTCGCCGAACACCGCTTACAACGCTGCGTGCTTTTACGCTGAGCTATGGAATGCGACGTTATCGGTTGAGGAAGAGGAATACCTGGAATCAAGAATTCGCGGCCGCTTCGATCTCATTGCGCAACGGAGCAACCTGATGAAGAGCGCTCAGACCGATCCGACCTTCGCGACGATTCGCAATGATTCTCGTTTCAGAGATCTCTTTGATCAATCTGCTTGACGAAGCTAAGAAGTCGCATGCTGCAAAGGCAGTACATGGCGCCGACGTAGAGTGACAAAAGCCCCCGAGCCTGTGACGTACAGGAACTCGGGGGGCTTTCAATCGTGTTGTGACCCCAACCGGATTCGAACCGGTGTTACCGCCGTGAGAGGGCGATGTCCTAGGCCGCTAAACGATGGGGCCGAATAGACAACTCAATGAGTATGCCATACGTTCAGGGTGGCTGCCAATTCGGCGCCGTTCGGCGAGGGAGTCGGCATGCGCATCCACCATTCGAGACTCCTCCGAACCGCTCTGATCGTCGCCGTGGCCGGGCTTGCTGTGACCGGATGCACGTTCACTGGCAGTTCTGACGGCGACAACGGCCGCACGGGCGGGCAGACCGGCGACCAGGGCGGGAACGGCAACGCCGGCGGCAACAACGCCGTCATCGCCCCGGTCATCGCCGACCTCGCGTCGATCGACGGATCGACGGTCACGGTTCCGCTCGACAACGTGGTGGTGCTCGAGAGCGGGGATGTGAAGGTGACCGTCTGGACGGGGTCGGTCTCCGACCCGAAAGTGGCGGAGTTCGTCGCCGGGAAGGATGACGGCAGCGCGACGTTCAATCCGGGCATCCAACCGCTCGCGGTCGGCGGAACGAGCGTGAGCGTGACCGACTCCGACACGGGCGAGGTGCTGACCTTCGACCTCGAGGTCACGCCGTAGGAGGCCGGACACCGCCAGCGAGGCCAGCGCCGATCAGGCCGACCATGGGATCGCAGCGAACAGCACCCCGACGAACAGCATTGCCAGCGACACGACGACCGCCCGCCAGAGCACCTTCTTGTGGTGGTCGCCGAGGTTCACGTTCGCGAGCGAGACGAGCAGCAGGATGGCCGGCACGAGCGGGCTCTGCAGGTGCACCGGCTGGCCGACGACGGATGCCCGGGCCATCTCGACGGGCGAGATGCCGAAGTTCGCGGCGCTCTCGGTGAGCACGGGCAGGATGCCGAAGTAGAACGCGTCGTTGCTCATGAAGAAGGTCATCGGAATGCTGAGCACGCCGGTGATGACGGCCAGCGAGCCGCCGATCGAGGAGGGGATGATCGAGACGAGCCAGGTGGCCATGGCGTCGACCATGCCGGTTCCGCTCAGCACGCCGATGAGCACGGCAGCGGCCAGCACCATCGAGATGACGGCCACGATGCTGGAGGCGTGCGCGACGATGCGGTCGGACTGCTGCTTCAGCTTCGGGAAGTTGACGATCAGGGCCACGGCCGAGCCGACCATGAACACGTAGGCCAGGGGCACCAGGTCGAGCACCAGGAGCACCAGCACGACGCCGGTCAGGGCGAGGTTGAACCAGAACAGCTTCGGCCGGAGGGTCGCTCGGTTCGGGTCGAGCATCGTGTCGGTGAGGTTCACCGGGGCATCCTGCAGCACCTTCACGGTACCGGTGAGGGTGGAGGTGACGCCGACGCCGGAGCCCGCGCCGCCGCCGTTGCCGCCCTGCGCACCGCCGAACGCCGCGAGGCCCCGGAGCCCGCGGGCCCGGCCGAAGAGGCCGCTGCCGGGTGTGGCAGCAGGCTTGCTGCCGTTGCCGTCGTAGGCCGCGACCGCCGCGAGCCGGTTGCGCTCCCCCACGCCGAGGAACCAGGCGAACGCCAGCACGATCAGCAGACCGACGATCAGGGAGGGCACCAGCGGCACGAAGATGTCGGTCGGCGAGACGCCCAGCGCGGCTGCGGCGCGGGCGGTCGGGCCTCCCCACGGCACGATGTTCAGAGTGCCGTTCGCCAGTCCCGCCACGCAGGTCAGCACGACGGGGCTCATGCCGAGCTTGAGGTAGAGCGGCAGCATGGCCGCCGTGGTGATGATGAAGGTCGTCGAGCCGTCGCCGTCGAGCGACACGGCCCCGGCGAGCACGGCCGTGCCGACGACGATCTTGGCCGGGTCGCCGCCGGCCAGCTTCTGGATGCCCCGCACCAGCGGGTCGAAGAGCCCGACGTCGATCATCAGCCCGAAGTAGATGATGGCGAACATCAGCAGCGCGACGGTAGGCGCGAGGTCCTTGAGCGAGTCCATCACCATGTCGCCGATACCGAGGCCGGCGCCGGCGAACAGGCCGAAGATGGTGGGAACGGTGATGAGGGCGACCGCTGGGGTGAGCCGTTTGGTCATGATGAGCACCATGAAGACGATCACCATGGCGAATCCGAGGAAGACGAGCATCCGTGACTCCTTTGTCGTTGGGAATCTGAAACTATTTCCGATCGGATGCACGACCACCGTTTTGTCACATTCCTGCGCAGAAGTGGTCAAAAGAATGGTTCTGCGCATTATTCTCATGAGATGGCCCGATTCCTTCGACGCCGGCCTCCTTTCGCCCGGCACACCTTCGCCCGGCAGATGCTGCTCGTGCAGGTGGGCGTCGTCGTGGCTGTGGTCGTGCTGATCACGGTGACCTGCGGCGTGATCGCCACGCTCTCCAGCCGCGACAACGCGCAGCAGACGGCGCTCGGCATCGCGCGCAGCACCGCCTCGGACGCCGAACTCATCGCCGCCGTCGACACCGAGTCACAGCAACCCGGGATGCCCGACCGCACCACCATCGAACGCGGGGCCGTGCAGTCGATCGCCGAGTCGGTGCGGCTCCGCACGGGCGCGCTCTTCGTTGTGGTGACGGATGACCGGGGACTCCGCCTGGCACATCCCAACCCACTCCTGCTCGGCGAGCGGGTCAGCACCGACCCGAGTGCGGCCCTTGCGGGCGAGGAGTCGACGTCGTGGCAGGCCGGCACGCTCGGCGACTCGGCCCGGGCGAAGGTGCCGGTGCGCACTGCAGACGGCCGGATCGTCGGTGAGGTGAGCGTCGGAATCGGCGCGGACAGCGTCTTCCGCGCCAGCGTCGCCGATGTGACGGCCATCGCCGTGGCTGCGGCGATCGCGCTGGCCATCGGCGCCACCGCCTCGATCCTGCTCAGCCGGAGACTCCGCCGGCAGACCCTGGGCCTCCAGCCCTCCGAGCT
Above is a genomic segment from Subtercola boreus containing:
- a CDS encoding MaoC/PaaZ C-terminal domain-containing protein; this translates as MTTPRGLTAEDLTIGERTDIGSYTPSMAEIIQFAEQWDPQLFHIDVEVAEAGYFGGIIGSGLHSLSIFQRLSVLNLYREWEVIAGRRIHDIQFTTPLRPGVTVQGSVTVEAVVATHPERALVTTRGELHTADGGSILTIVADSYVRRRQAAPAPLGR
- a CDS encoding CitMHS family transporter — translated: MLVFLGFAMVIVFMVLIMTKRLTPAVALITVPTIFGLFAGAGLGIGDMVMDSLKDLAPTVALLMFAIIYFGLMIDVGLFDPLVRGIQKLAGGDPAKIVVGTAVLAGAVSLDGDGSTTFIITTAAMLPLYLKLGMSPVVLTCVAGLANGTLNIVPWGGPTARAAAALGVSPTDIFVPLVPSLIVGLLIVLAFAWFLGVGERNRLAAVAAYDGNGSKPAATPGSGLFGRARGLRGLAAFGGAQGGNGGGAGSGVGVTSTLTGTVKVLQDAPVNLTDTMLDPNRATLRPKLFWFNLALTGVVLVLLVLDLVPLAYVFMVGSAVALIVNFPKLKQQSDRIVAHASSIVAVISMVLAAAVLIGVLSGTGMVDAMATWLVSIIPSSIGGSLAVITGVLSIPMTFFMSNDAFYFGILPVLTESAANFGISPVEMARASVVGQPVHLQSPLVPAILLLVSLANVNLGDHHKKVLWRAVVVSLAMLFVGVLFAAIPWSA